From the Deinococcus sp. YIM 134068 genome, one window contains:
- a CDS encoding GIY-YIG nuclease family protein, whose translation MSDELLAQLGFPPWTEIRGRPSVADLYRPGKRCGIYTMGFETGERYVGQAVDVVRRFSQHRRTHADITHIAFQPCAAQDLNQTERRCIHTLEAAGVALRNIALMSVVSGERDLDLVLSPDEQTAWLNDHDAIEESDDRIQDDALRRRHRRKYERLLGLPHAQEALFTLGLYLNAALPAPRRTELTFWMVSCLPYGVGREETLYARVSLNMQEVFSLIGSPESLSATFHLARTPFEEELGEDWMNELTQEGWGVSDHAYAPGGQDQFQLCTDDAENIHTLMLDPTANAAMALLNLRLMRKGPTYYGPSHCLDLVDGALCAFQADLES comes from the coding sequence ATGAGCGACGAATTGCTGGCTCAACTGGGCTTCCCACCCTGGACAGAGATCAGGGGCCGACCCTCCGTCGCCGACCTCTACCGTCCTGGGAAACGCTGCGGCATCTATACCATGGGGTTCGAGACGGGAGAGCGGTACGTCGGTCAGGCGGTGGATGTGGTGCGGCGCTTCAGCCAGCATCGCAGGACGCACGCGGACATCACGCACATCGCCTTCCAGCCGTGTGCGGCACAGGACCTGAATCAGACCGAGCGGCGCTGCATTCACACCCTGGAGGCGGCAGGCGTCGCCCTGCGAAACATCGCGTTGATGAGCGTCGTCTCGGGTGAGCGCGACCTCGACCTCGTGCTGAGTCCCGACGAGCAGACGGCGTGGCTGAACGACCACGACGCTATCGAGGAGAGCGATGATCGGATTCAGGATGACGCCCTGCGGCGGCGGCACCGCCGAAAGTATGAGCGGCTACTTGGCCTCCCTCACGCGCAAGAAGCGTTATTCACGCTGGGCCTCTACTTGAACGCGGCCCTCCCCGCCCCACGCCGAACAGAGCTGACCTTCTGGATGGTCTCCTGTCTTCCTTACGGAGTCGGACGGGAGGAAACCCTCTACGCCCGCGTGAGTCTGAACATGCAGGAGGTGTTCAGCCTGATCGGTTCCCCGGAGAGTTTGTCGGCCACCTTCCACCTCGCCCGCACGCCCTTCGAGGAGGAACTGGGCGAGGACTGGATGAACGAGCTGACCCAAGAGGGCTGGGGCGTCAGTGACCATGCCTACGCCCCCGGTGGACAGGACCAGTTCCAGTTATGCACGGACGACGCGGAGAACATCCACACCCTGATGCTCGACCCGACCGCCAACGCCGCGATGGCCCTCCTCAACCTGCGCCTCATGCGGAAGGGACCGACGTACTACGGCCCCTCCCATTGCCTTGATCTCGTGGACGGCGCTCTATGCGCGTTCCAAGCCGATTTGGAGAGCTGA